GAATACTATCAAACTGAGCACACAGACCtcttatacagtatgtgcaattaTAATGTCTGCCCAGCACCCACTGGAGGATTGGATTGAGTCTTCTAATGAAATGCACAGCttgattattttaatacaatgaaGATGAGGCATTGTGGAGCCTGGATCAGTAACACACCAGGGTGTCAGTGCCACAGAACACTGGTCACCCTGAGCTACTGTGACATCACACACTGAACAGCAGCATCTCACAACACGTCACAAGACCCACAAAGGCTGTTCACAAGATATAGCCTTCTATAGCTCTTCCACTCATGATACAAGTCTGACTGCGATCGACTGCAGGAGTAATACAGCATTtctaaaaacatttcatttcatgCTCTGACCCAAGAGAGGAGACTATTCCTCCCCTTTTCTGTACATAAATAGATGAATAAATATAGGAAATGAGCAGACGAGAGATGGAGAGTGGGGCCTGACTGagctcgctccctctctctctctctctctctctctctctctctttagctTCTCAGACAGGGCTGGGTTGTTGTCTTGGACTCGGAGTTCCTCACAGAGGGATTAGTCCAGGAGATCACACAGAATCCAGAGTCAGTCCTTGTTTAGATTTATTATGTACAATATCttcgggggggggaggggggggggggttgcaagaTTCTCTCATATCGAAACCTCGTACTCTCTCGTATCCTGGAACACAAAGACACCTTCACTTTAGATGtgtgcagcaaaaaaacaaaggagATTGTTATAGCAGTTAATGGCATCGTCGTACACTTTCTGAATGAGAGTACTACATTACCCAGAACGCCCTGCTCGGAATCTTACCCCTGTCTCATAGATGGGGTTGTCGAACTCCGTCTCCACGGTGATCTGGCTGTAGGGATGGGTGTACATCAGGGGCAGTCGCAGGTTGGAGTGGTATCGACACCTGGGGtatagacaggcagacaggcatgGTTATGTACTACACTTCAGACATGCTTATACCAGTACAGTCCAGCTACAGCGGAGCTCCAGTGGAGCAGGAGCGCACCGTGTGATGTAGACGTAGGCACCTCCTAGCAGCACAGAGAGGATGAGGACGGGGATGAAGATCGCCAGTGCCATGTTCCCTCCGTCCAGAGAGGACTCCGCTGCGGCTTCAGCtactgagagagaggagggagagggctCTCAGtccaaatttgttttatttgatacaTCTCTATTGTACTGAATATCTTTTAGGTTATTGGCTTAATTCTTTATTATGGAAACACAGATATTTTGGAAATACAGG
The Polyodon spathula isolate WHYD16114869_AA chromosome 22, ASM1765450v1, whole genome shotgun sequence genome window above contains:
- the LOC121297066 gene encoding seizure 6-like protein, with amino-acid sequence MDGPPQRVEDPYWTFCFSENQESFEHTLEVAEAAAESSLDGGNMALAIFIPVLILSVLLGGAYVYITRCRYHSNLRLPLMYTHPYSQITVETEFDNPIYETGDTREYEVSI